Proteins found in one Vallitalea guaymasensis genomic segment:
- a CDS encoding efflux RND transporter permease subunit, with protein sequence MGKIIRYAIKERKTTILLAIILIIYGLYNYYLLPKQENPDTTSPAAVVTVTFPGASAKEVEEQVTKLIEDEAMTLDGIDSIESISNNNVSIVIVKLTTGIDSSEQWDNLREAMYGMESKLPLGADKPVVETDLIDSAGFIISLSSKELAYDELSSHGEDIRKELIKVDGVKKVVIDGLKEKQVVIEVDYKALNTYSLSIEDIYNLLVSQNLNIPSGYVETDKGKITVSTPGKYQSLKDIEDLIITISPETGGIVRLKNIAEVDIVRKENVRQYTHEGEEAVLLTGYFEENKNIVNIGKDVKDIINNYKDSSNELLKIDEVLFQPEEVEKSVNNFIINLLEGMLFVLLVVLIGVGIRNALIVATSIPLSICITFIVMKLLGIDIQQMSISGLIVALGILVDNSIVISDAIQVKLNEGNSKKESAYLGAREQLVPVLTSTLTTLAAFAAITVLPGAAGEFVQSLPQVVFISLTASFIVAMLVTPALASLFFKEHSQDKKNRKNIIRKFFKGFLKVGLKHKITTIAISLGVLVLSILAVFTLDIDLFPYADKDIMYINVKGEVKGDISKTKELVKEVEKVLEQEKDITTYTSAIGGSMPKFYITINSLASTEDIGQVLFRVNLKKTDTHKNLNDFSLYLQNKLNSVLQNGIATVGRLELTESGPDFKVIIAGEDTERMTSIAQEIEKELLNKEGTVNVSTNMLSKEYEYKVDIDSNAAASYGLTKYDIQKQLNLSLYGSIPTTANLGNKNYQVYLKTNAKEIRDINNLAIKSNITGEKVLLKQVANIQLQENLPAINRLDGEEAIIVQCDVISGYSIVDIGNTVESMVDNNMNTAGLNIKYYGQKQTMDTYLDGLDLAAIFSIAVIYIILLLQFNSFKQPLVILLTVPLSLIGSILILVLLDIKVTFTVLLGVISLIGIVVNNAILLIEYINRARDKGASLIEACIDSVDKRFRPIMLSTVTTVIGLVPLALSGSSFFSPMAIALMGGLMISTILTLVIIPVVYTLVEKTKK encoded by the coding sequence ATGGGTAAAATTATTAGGTATGCCATAAAAGAAAGAAAAACAACAATACTTTTAGCTATAATTTTAATAATTTATGGATTGTATAACTATTATCTGCTTCCTAAACAGGAAAACCCAGATACCACTTCTCCTGCAGCAGTAGTTACAGTAACCTTCCCAGGTGCATCAGCAAAAGAGGTGGAAGAACAAGTAACTAAGCTTATTGAAGACGAAGCTATGACTTTAGATGGAATAGATAGTATTGAATCTATTTCCAACAATAATGTATCAATAGTTATTGTCAAACTTACTACTGGAATTGACAGTAGTGAACAATGGGATAATCTCAGAGAAGCTATGTATGGCATGGAAAGCAAATTGCCCTTAGGAGCAGATAAACCTGTTGTTGAAACAGATCTAATAGATTCTGCTGGTTTCATAATCAGTTTATCATCAAAAGAGCTTGCTTATGATGAGTTATCTAGTCATGGAGAGGATATTCGAAAGGAACTTATTAAAGTAGACGGAGTCAAAAAAGTAGTTATAGATGGACTAAAAGAAAAACAAGTAGTCATTGAGGTGGATTACAAGGCATTGAATACCTACAGTCTGTCTATTGAAGATATATATAATTTGCTTGTTTCACAAAATCTTAACATTCCTTCAGGATACGTGGAAACTGATAAAGGAAAAATAACAGTCAGTACTCCCGGAAAATATCAATCACTAAAAGATATAGAAGACTTGATAATAACTATATCACCAGAAACAGGAGGCATTGTCAGGTTAAAAAACATAGCTGAGGTTGATATAGTAAGAAAAGAAAATGTTAGACAGTATACTCATGAAGGTGAGGAAGCAGTACTTCTTACAGGTTATTTTGAAGAGAATAAGAATATCGTCAACATTGGTAAAGATGTGAAAGATATCATTAATAATTATAAAGACTCGTCAAATGAATTGTTGAAGATTGATGAAGTCTTATTTCAGCCTGAAGAAGTTGAGAAATCAGTTAATAACTTCATAATAAACCTATTAGAAGGTATGTTATTCGTTCTATTGGTGGTACTAATCGGAGTTGGTATAAGAAATGCTCTTATTGTAGCCACATCAATACCATTATCCATTTGTATTACTTTTATTGTAATGAAGCTGTTGGGGATAGATATACAGCAAATGTCAATATCAGGTTTAATAGTAGCATTGGGTATCTTGGTAGATAATTCAATTGTAATTAGTGATGCAATACAAGTTAAATTGAATGAAGGAAATAGTAAAAAAGAGTCAGCTTATCTAGGTGCCAGAGAACAACTTGTTCCTGTTCTTACATCTACATTGACAACTCTTGCAGCATTTGCAGCTATCACAGTACTTCCTGGGGCAGCAGGTGAATTCGTACAGAGTCTGCCACAAGTGGTATTTATATCCCTTACAGCCTCTTTCATTGTTGCAATGCTCGTTACACCTGCACTAGCAAGTTTGTTCTTCAAGGAACACAGTCAAGATAAGAAGAATAGAAAAAATATAATAAGAAAATTCTTCAAAGGATTCCTAAAAGTTGGGTTAAAACACAAAATAACTACTATTGCAATTAGCCTAGGAGTTCTAGTATTATCAATACTGGCTGTTTTTACCCTAGATATAGATTTGTTCCCATATGCAGACAAAGATATAATGTACATCAATGTAAAAGGAGAGGTCAAAGGGGATATCAGTAAAACAAAAGAATTAGTAAAAGAAGTTGAAAAAGTACTAGAACAAGAAAAGGATATTACTACCTATACTTCAGCAATAGGTGGTTCTATGCCAAAATTCTATATAACAATTAATTCTCTTGCCTCCACGGAAGATATAGGTCAAGTCTTGTTTAGAGTCAACTTGAAGAAAACTGATACACATAAGAATCTAAACGATTTTTCACTATATCTACAGAATAAGCTTAATTCTGTACTACAAAATGGTATAGCTACCGTTGGCAGATTGGAATTAACTGAAAGTGGACCGGATTTCAAGGTAATAATTGCAGGAGAAGATACTGAAAGAATGACGTCCATAGCTCAAGAAATAGAAAAAGAATTATTAAACAAAGAAGGTACTGTCAATGTAAGTACCAATATGCTTAGTAAAGAATATGAATATAAAGTTGATATTGACTCCAATGCGGCGGCTTCTTATGGTTTAACTAAATATGATATTCAAAAACAACTGAATCTATCATTATATGGTTCAATACCAACTACAGCTAATTTGGGAAACAAAAATTATCAGGTATATCTTAAGACAAATGCAAAAGAAATCAGGGACATCAATAATCTAGCCATAAAATCGAATATAACAGGTGAGAAAGTTCTACTAAAACAAGTTGCAAACATACAATTACAGGAGAATCTTCCAGCTATTAATAGATTGGATGGCGAAGAAGCCATCATCGTCCAGTGTGATGTCATATCTGGTTATAGTATTGTGGATATTGGTAATACAGTTGAATCAATGGTAGATAATAATATGAATACAGCCGGCTTGAACATCAAATATTACGGGCAGAAACAGACCATGGATACTTATCTTGATGGACTGGATCTGGCAGCTATCTTTTCAATTGCTGTAATTTATATTATACTGTTATTACAATTCAACTCCTTCAAGCAACCATTAGTAATATTATTGACTGTACCACTTTCACTTATTGGTTCTATCCTAATACTTGTTTTATTGGATATAAAAGTAACTTTTACAGTATTATTAGGTGTAATTAGCTTAATCGGTATTGTAGTAAACAATGCCATACTATTGATTGAATATATTAACAGGGCTAGAGATAAAGGAGCTTCTTTAATAGAAGCATGTATAGATTCAGTGGATAAGAGGTTTAGACCTATTATGCTGAGTACTGTTACCACAGTTATTGGATTAGTGCCACTAGCATTATCAGGTAGTTCTTTCTTTAGTCCTATGGCAATAGCTTTGATGGGTGGATTGATGATATCTACTATATTGACATTGGTAATTATACCAGTTGTATATACTTTGGTAGAGAAAACTAAGAAATAA
- a CDS encoding sugar phosphate isomerase/epimerase family protein: MKNSNIKLGIFNWFGYIMPPVERVKKIVEAGFDSIMLWWDEELFSEEGKKDLLKILEMDISIENIHAPYYECNKLWSSNESDRNYIINEFIKCIHDCHTYNIPVIVMHLTQGDYPDKPNIYGLNSIKTILEEAERCGIKVAIENTRQEEFFDYVLDNIQSDWLGVCYDSSHANLYSTSIYDVLNKYGDRLIALHLSDNDGCTDRHWLPYEGVINWNKLLYKLKEINYMGNLSFEVFYDKTKDDYDSAEFLREAHDKAVILRTELEYIL; the protein is encoded by the coding sequence GTGAAAAACAGTAATATCAAATTAGGAATATTTAATTGGTTTGGATATATCATGCCCCCTGTAGAACGTGTCAAGAAGATAGTAGAAGCTGGATTTGACAGCATTATGTTATGGTGGGATGAAGAATTATTTTCAGAAGAAGGTAAAAAGGATTTATTAAAAATCTTGGAGATGGATATAAGTATTGAAAACATCCATGCACCATATTATGAATGTAATAAATTATGGAGCAGCAATGAATCTGACCGTAATTATATAATTAATGAATTCATTAAATGTATACATGATTGCCATACTTATAATATACCGGTAATAGTCATGCATCTGACCCAAGGTGATTATCCAGACAAACCCAACATATACGGGCTTAACTCCATAAAGACTATATTGGAAGAAGCAGAAAGATGTGGAATCAAAGTTGCCATAGAAAATACAAGACAAGAAGAGTTTTTTGATTATGTTCTTGATAATATCCAATCAGATTGGTTAGGGGTGTGTTACGATTCTTCTCATGCTAATTTGTACAGCACCTCTATTTATGATGTTTTAAATAAATATGGTGACAGACTTATTGCATTACATCTATCTGATAATGATGGATGTACTGATAGACATTGGCTTCCTTATGAAGGCGTCATCAATTGGAATAAGCTGCTTTATAAGTTGAAGGAAATAAATTATATGGGAAATCTATCATTTGAGGTCTTTTATGATAAAACAAAAGATGATTATGACTCAGCTGAATTTTTAAGAGAAGCACATGATAAGGCTGTTATATTAAGAACTGAATTAGAATATATATTATAG
- a CDS encoding ABC transporter substrate-binding protein, whose product MTKYFNVKDSLYDITERYPETIDLFESIGFEGMKNENQRKLIGKSITLETALKMKKINLDVFTENLEDAINHNKAINDETDKVTNNDADIKIEGILPCPVRIPLMESFNKWMEGTGNNLDTKMEYELKAASMGVDWLKESLEKTEDPDVLSDIFISAGFDLFFDKKLIGKWASKGVFEDITKMEHYNKEFDNEEICLKDPNNNYSIIGVVPAVFLINIEELNGRDMPKSWEDILKPEFENSVSLPIGDFDLFNAILLNIHQKYGEEGLRKLGKCLSTGMHPSEMVKSHRKQDKPVVTIMPYFFTKMIKNEGPMKPVWPLDGAIISPIFLLSKKSKKDMLEPVVDFFASKEVGEILSHNGKFPSVNPEVDNMISMEHKYMWLGWDYIYNNDMGELINRCESIFNENIDVK is encoded by the coding sequence ATGACAAAATATTTTAATGTAAAAGATTCATTATATGATATTACAGAACGTTACCCAGAGACCATAGATTTATTCGAATCAATAGGATTTGAAGGAATGAAAAATGAAAACCAGAGAAAATTGATAGGAAAGTCAATTACCCTTGAAACAGCATTGAAGATGAAGAAAATCAATTTGGATGTATTTACAGAAAATCTTGAAGATGCTATAAATCATAACAAAGCTATAAATGATGAAACTGATAAGGTTACCAATAATGATGCTGACATTAAAATTGAAGGTATCTTACCTTGTCCTGTGAGAATACCACTTATGGAGTCATTCAATAAATGGATGGAAGGCACTGGTAATAACCTAGATACTAAAATGGAGTATGAATTAAAAGCGGCATCCATGGGTGTGGATTGGTTAAAAGAATCATTAGAGAAAACTGAAGACCCAGATGTATTATCAGATATATTCATATCAGCAGGTTTTGATCTGTTTTTTGATAAAAAATTAATTGGCAAATGGGCTTCAAAAGGTGTTTTTGAAGATATAACCAAAATGGAACATTATAATAAGGAATTTGATAATGAAGAAATATGTCTAAAAGACCCTAATAACAACTATTCAATTATAGGGGTAGTACCAGCAGTATTTTTAATAAATATAGAAGAATTAAATGGCAGAGATATGCCAAAATCATGGGAAGATATATTGAAACCAGAGTTTGAGAATAGTGTTAGTCTGCCAATCGGTGATTTTGATTTATTTAACGCCATATTATTGAATATTCATCAAAAATATGGTGAAGAAGGATTGAGAAAACTAGGAAAATGCCTATCAACAGGAATGCATCCTTCTGAAATGGTAAAATCTCACAGAAAACAGGATAAACCAGTAGTTACAATCATGCCATATTTCTTTACTAAGATGATTAAAAATGAAGGACCAATGAAACCTGTATGGCCATTAGATGGAGCTATAATAAGCCCAATATTCTTACTATCCAAGAAAAGCAAAAAAGATATGTTAGAACCAGTTGTTGATTTCTTTGCTTCAAAGGAAGTAGGAGAGATATTATCTCATAACGGTAAGTTTCCAAGTGTTAATCCAGAAGTGGATAACATGATATCAATGGAACATAAATATATGTGGTTAGGCTGGGATTATATATACAATAATGATATGGGTGAATTAATAAATAGATGTGAGAGTATTTTCAATGAAAATATAGATGTTAAATAG